In one Magallana gigas chromosome 7, xbMagGiga1.1, whole genome shotgun sequence genomic region, the following are encoded:
- the LOC105345485 gene encoding uncharacterized protein: MKFFDREMFYSLLVLFLITWRTEAETCQSLSDCAQSAKCCKNSYGDVLPPREGSQEPLEITGQCSYRLGREYEQCYPKYCECSPGLECYRPISGVCCIPYQCYNATWVREDREYWDTCFRDPHCPLPP; the protein is encoded by the exons ATGAAATTCTTCGATAGGGAGATGTTCTACAGTCTTCTG GTTTTGTTTCTGATCACATGGAGGACAGAAGCCGAGACATGCCAATCACTGTCCGACTGTGCACAGTCCGCCAAATGCTGTAAAAATAGCTACGGAGATGTACTTCCACCAAGAGAAG GATCGCAAGAACCACTCGAGATCACAGGCCAATGCTCTTACCGCCTAGGTCGGGAATATGAACAGTGTTACCCAAAGTACTGCGAATGTTCACCAG GTCTTGAGTGCTACAGGCCGATCTCGGGTGTCTGTTGTATACCATATCAATGTTATAACGCCACCTGGGTAAGAGAAGACAGGGAATATTGGGACACTTGTTTCAGAGATCCACATTGTCCTCTTCCTCCATAA
- the LOC105345486 gene encoding prostaglandin E2 receptor EP4 subtype yields METTLYINSSTNETTSVPNWPSPAPASLLLVFGVVGNILALVILFCSARSHKWRPFYRFVCGLAITDGGGVFLSYPLVMVRYASQFQYDYPQPMCDYMAFILMFTILASALIVCAMSLDRFLAILYPHFYNKPTKNRRAILMIAGIWIFSAVMSSLHLMAGNKSLSFFPGSWCFLDFVHSDTKAFAFLYSVTGILVLGTTAALNITVIFNVCRNIQQKKKKPKKKDIYIIAFLLLIVILFSSCITPLLINIFGHAIGTLSGNGQFELVALRISVTNSIVDPWIYIVFRKDTFDFFQRKVMNRIFASQLSTGPSSTHDSEVSREPSVSVSMSYATR; encoded by the exons ATGGAAACAACGCTTTACATCAATAGCAGCACCAATGAGACAACGAGTGTTCCGAATTGGCCATCACCAGCACCGGCTTCACTTTTACTTGTCTTCGGAGTGGTGGGAAATATTCTAGCACTGGTCATTCTCTTCTGTTCGGCAAGATCGCACAAATGGCGCCCCTTTTACCGCTTTGTTTGTGGGCTTGCCATCACAGACGGGGGTGGGGTGTTCCTGTCCTACCCCCTGGTGATGGTCCGTTACGCTTCACAGTTCCAGTATGATTATCCTCAGCCCATGTGTGACTACATGGCGTTCATCTTGATGTTTACGATCCTGGCCTCGGCTTTGATTGTCTGTGCTATGTCATTAGATCGTTTTCTAGCGATCCTTTAtccacatttttataacaagcCAACAAAGAATCGGAGAGCCATCTTAATGATAGCAGGAATTTGGATTTTTTCGGCAGTGATGTCTAGCCTTCATTTAATGGCCGGAAATAAAAGTTTGAGCTTTTTCCCAGGCTCCTGGTGCTTCTTGGATTTTGTTCATAGTGATACCAAAGCGTTTGCTTTCCTGTATTCAGTAACGGGGATCCTGGTTCTTGGCACCACTGCAGCGCTCAAtataactgttattttcaatgtgTGCCGCAACATCCAACAAAAGAAGAAGAAACCTAAGAAGAAAGACATATACATCATCGCTTTCCTTCTTTTGATTGTTATCCTGTTCAGTTCATGCATTACCCCGCTCTTA ATTAACATATTTGGTCATGCAATTGGAACCCTATCTGGAAATGGCCAGTTTGAGTTGGTGGCTCTACGAATTTCTGTGACCAACTCTATAGTTGATCCCTGGATCTACATAGTTTTCCGAAAggatacatttgatttttttcaacgcAAGGTCATGAATAGGATTTTTGCTTCTCAGTTATCAACTGGCCCATCTTCTACACACGATTCTGAAGTATCGCGAGAACCATCGGTATCTGTGTCCATGTCGTACGCTACAAGATAG
- the LOC105345487 gene encoding prostaglandin E2 receptor EP4 subtype, which yields MNTSRPHTSTPILTPTAILSVQDSVPVILLFLFGVFGNLAALIVLCFRSKIHEWRPFYRFVLGLAITDGGGLLISIPISEYQYLSRFKDQLPRPVCEYLAFIYMFTLLSSAMIVCCMSVDRFLATFFPLYYNSTTKGRRANITLTLLWITSALLCILHVFGLGSAKIFYPGSWCFLNFIDTEDTGNAVYAYMYAITGVLIVTLTLLLNLTVIVYFIYKRLTRNFSASPTQSWCDVHVIVFLISIVTVFTSCWSPLIVNILQHVSGATSGVGETELLLVRLSITNSVIDPWIYILFRKEVVAVAVNCARRVCQTVEETQRSCSRSATGSKTQGEGLGSVHINPLAEDP from the exons ATGAACACCTCCCGTCCTCATACCTCGACCCCCATCCTCACCCCCACGGCCATCCTCAGTGTCCAGGACTCGGTGCCTGTCATCCTACTCTTCCTGTTTGGAGTATTCGGGAATCTCGCGGCGCTTATTGTTCTCTGTTTTCGAAGCAAGATACACGAATGGCGCCCGTTTTACAGATTTGTGCTTGGTTTAGCCATCACTGACGGGGGCGGGCTTCTTATTTCTATCCCTATTTCGGAGTACCAGTATCTGTCCCGCTTCAAGGATCAGCTACCACGGCCCGTGTGTGAATACCTCGCCTTCATCTACATGTTCACCTTACTGTCGTCTGCCATGATCGTCTGCTGTATGTCCGTGGACCGATTCCTTGCTACGTTTTTTCCATTGTACTACAATTCTACGACCAAAGGACGAAGAGCCAACATTACTTTAACACTTCTATGGATAACTTCCGCTTTACTCTGCATTCTGCATGTTTTTGGATTAGGTTCTGCAAAGATCTTTTATCCCGGCTCATGGTGTTTTCTAAATTTCATTGACACGGAAGACACTGGTAATGCAGTATATGCCTATATGTACGCCATTACGGGTGTCCTGATTGTGACATTAACCTTACTTCTTAACTTGACGGTGATTGTCTATTTCATTTACAAAAGACTTACACGAAACTTTTCAGCATCCCCTACTCAAAGCTGGTGTGACGTTCACGTGATTGTGTTCTTAATTTCCATAGTAACAGTATTCACTTCCTGTTGGTCCCCGCTTATA GTGAATATTCTTCAGCACGTTTCCGGCGCCACCAGTGGTGTTGGGGAGACGGAGCTTCTGCTGGTCAGACTGAGTATTACTAACTCTGTCATAGACCCCTGGATCTACATACTGTTTCGGAAGGAAGTGGTCGCTGTGGCCGTGAACTGTGCCAGGAGAGTTTGTCAAACAGTAGAGGAAACTCAGAGGTCATGTTCCCGGTCAGCAACCGGAAGTAAAACACAGGGGGAAGGACTGGGAAGCGTGCACATCAATCCTTTAGCAGAAGATCCGTGA